In the Palaeococcus pacificus DY20341 genome, one interval contains:
- a CDS encoding S-methyl-5'-thioadenosine phosphorylase: protein MPKIGIIGGSGVYGVFDPKESIKVHTPYGRPSAPVEIGEINGVEIAFLPRHGKTHDIPPHEVNYRANIWALHELGVERVIGITAVGSLREEYKPGDIVITDQFIDFTKKREYTFYNGPRVAHFSMADPFCPEMRKVFIETSKGLGYDTHEKGTYVCIEGPRFSTRAESMMFRSYAHIIGMTLVPEIVLARELGMCYVNIAAITDYDVWAEKPVDAQEVVRVMKENEEKIRKILQEGVPKIPEERKCGCADVLKTAFV, encoded by the coding sequence ATGCCAAAGATCGGGATAATTGGTGGTTCTGGTGTTTACGGAGTCTTTGACCCCAAGGAAAGCATAAAAGTGCACACACCTTACGGAAGACCTTCAGCTCCAGTGGAGATAGGCGAAATCAACGGTGTTGAGATTGCTTTCCTCCCAAGGCATGGAAAAACTCATGATATCCCACCCCACGAGGTTAACTATAGAGCGAACATTTGGGCCCTCCATGAGCTCGGCGTCGAGCGTGTAATAGGTATTACAGCTGTAGGTTCCCTCAGGGAAGAATACAAGCCCGGAGACATAGTAATTACCGACCAGTTTATAGACTTCACCAAAAAGAGGGAATACACCTTCTACAACGGGCCTAGAGTGGCTCACTTCAGCATGGCAGACCCATTCTGCCCAGAGATGAGGAAAGTTTTCATAGAGACCTCTAAGGGCCTGGGCTACGACACTCATGAGAAGGGCACTTATGTGTGCATTGAGGGGCCGCGCTTTTCAACGAGGGCTGAATCTATGATGTTCAGGAGTTATGCCCACATAATTGGAATGACGCTCGTTCCAGAGATTGTACTCGCTAGGGAGCTCGGAATGTGCTATGTTAACATAGCGGCAATTACAGACTACGACGTTTGGGCTGAAAAGCCTGTGGATGCCCAAGAAGTCGTTAGGGTCATGAAAGAGAACGAGGAGAAGATTAGAAAGATACTTCAAGAGGGCGTTCCTAAGATACCTGAAGAGAGGAAGTGCGGCTGTGCTGATGTGCTTAAGACGGCTTTTGTTTAG
- a CDS encoding bifunctional ADP-dependent NAD(P)H-hydrate dehydratase/NAD(P)H-hydrate epimerase — MKIEDVYIWDINAKWLGISPFQLMENAGAGVARIIEEKFGKNLKVAIFCGTGNNGGDGFVIARHLSFENNVTLFLVGDEVKIRSEEAKHNWEILKKLDFVKIKVLKDSSQIKALDLKGFDVIVDALLGAGTKGEPREPIRSAVEKINEYAGKAKIVSVDLPSGYPSSVRVTCDFAVTFQWDKEEYEGFERIIAKIGYPKELYHLVGPGDAKFALRKKGEYKGQNGKVLIIGGSENYFGAPYLASKAASYLVDLVYLSMPEESARRINDPDLILRPVKGKNFSKEHLEEVLALAEKVDAIAIGMGIGLSEETKEFVREFVKHCKKPMVIDADALKVIAEDLSVLRDKTFVLTPHAGEFKILFGEKPEGSLEKKAKLVTEKAREINGTILLKGAYDIISDGKTWKYNKTGNKGMTTGGTGDVLAGLVGALLAIGNSPFRAASVGAFLNGLAGDRVKEEMGENFTALEVAKKVPHAIRWVVEF, encoded by the coding sequence ATGAAAATTGAGGATGTTTACATATGGGATATAAACGCTAAGTGGCTCGGCATTTCACCTTTTCAATTGATGGAAAATGCTGGGGCAGGTGTGGCGAGGATAATTGAAGAGAAGTTTGGAAAAAACTTAAAAGTAGCGATTTTCTGCGGAACAGGCAACAACGGCGGAGACGGCTTTGTAATAGCGAGGCACTTGAGCTTTGAAAATAATGTTACTCTCTTTTTGGTCGGCGATGAGGTGAAAATCAGGAGCGAAGAGGCAAAGCACAACTGGGAAATTCTCAAAAAGCTCGATTTTGTAAAGATTAAAGTTCTCAAAGACTCAAGTCAAATAAAAGCTCTGGATTTGAAAGGTTTTGATGTCATAGTTGATGCTTTACTCGGCGCGGGAACTAAGGGAGAGCCGAGAGAGCCAATAAGGAGCGCTGTTGAGAAAATCAATGAATATGCTGGAAAAGCTAAGATAGTTAGTGTTGATCTGCCGAGCGGTTATCCCTCGAGCGTTAGGGTAACTTGCGACTTTGCAGTAACTTTCCAATGGGACAAAGAGGAATACGAAGGTTTTGAAAGGATAATAGCAAAGATTGGCTATCCAAAGGAGCTCTACCACTTAGTTGGTCCAGGGGATGCAAAGTTTGCGTTAAGGAAAAAAGGAGAGTATAAGGGTCAAAATGGCAAAGTTTTGATAATCGGAGGAAGCGAGAACTACTTTGGGGCACCTTATTTAGCTTCAAAAGCTGCTTCCTATTTAGTTGACCTCGTTTATCTATCAATGCCTGAAGAAAGTGCGAGGAGAATAAACGACCCAGACTTAATCTTGAGACCCGTTAAAGGTAAGAACTTCTCAAAAGAGCACCTGGAGGAAGTCTTGGCTTTAGCAGAAAAGGTTGATGCCATAGCAATTGGAATGGGGATTGGATTGAGTGAGGAGACTAAAGAATTTGTAAGAGAATTCGTTAAGCACTGCAAGAAGCCAATGGTAATTGATGCTGACGCTCTCAAGGTCATAGCTGAGGACCTGAGCGTTTTAAGGGATAAAACTTTTGTTTTAACTCCACATGCTGGGGAATTCAAGATTCTCTTTGGTGAAAAGCCTGAGGGGAGCTTAGAGAAAAAAGCAAAGCTCGTCACCGAGAAGGCGAGAGAAATTAACGGCACAATCTTGCTCAAAGGAGCTTATGATATAATAAGCGATGGGAAGACTTGGAAGTACAATAAAACAGGCAACAAAGGGATGACTACTGGAGGAACTGGCGATGTTTTAGCTGGTCTTGTTGGAGCTTTGCTTGCCATTGGAAATTCACCATTTAGAGCGGCTTCAGTCGGAGCTTTCCTTAATGGATTAGCGGGGGATAGGGTAAAAGAAGAGATGGGGGAGAACTTCACTGCGCTGGAGGTTGCTAAAAAAGTCCCGCACGCGATCAGGTGGGTGGTGGAGTTCTGA
- the nucS gene encoding endonuclease NucS — protein sequence MKVKSKENPSVEEVVEILSEGLSNEAIITLFAHCSVFYDGRAKSELGAGDRVIMIKPDGTFLIHQKEKRVPVNWQPPGSIVSFQIEEGKIKLRSVRRKPKEILEVELLKVYLISYFQAEDYEALNLMGSEAEMADLILQNPSIIEEGFKALQKEKPIKHGIIDIYGVDRDGNIVVLELKRRRADLHAVSQLKRYVDALKEEHGSVRGILVAPSLTSGAEKLLKDLGLEFKKLNPPKREKARKGKQKTLDML from the coding sequence ATGAAGGTCAAATCTAAGGAGAATCCAAGCGTTGAAGAAGTTGTTGAGATTTTGAGCGAGGGGCTCTCAAATGAGGCTATTATAACCCTCTTCGCCCACTGTAGTGTCTTCTATGATGGACGTGCTAAGAGCGAGCTTGGGGCGGGGGATAGAGTTATCATGATCAAACCAGACGGTACTTTTCTAATTCACCAAAAGGAGAAAAGAGTTCCTGTCAACTGGCAGCCGCCGGGGAGTATTGTGAGCTTTCAAATTGAGGAAGGGAAGATAAAGCTGCGGAGCGTTAGAAGAAAACCAAAGGAAATCTTGGAAGTTGAGCTTTTGAAAGTTTACCTAATCTCATACTTCCAAGCCGAGGATTACGAAGCGCTTAATTTGATGGGGAGCGAGGCGGAGATGGCTGATCTAATCCTCCAAAACCCCAGCATAATTGAAGAAGGATTTAAGGCACTCCAAAAGGAGAAGCCAATAAAACACGGCATAATAGATATCTACGGCGTTGACAGAGATGGAAACATCGTTGTTTTAGAGCTCAAGCGCAGGAGAGCAGATTTGCATGCGGTAAGCCAGCTCAAGCGCTACGTCGATGCCTTAAAAGAAGAGCACGGGAGTGTTAGAGGAATTTTAGTCGCGCCATCTCTAACTTCTGGCGCAGAGAAGCTCTTGAAGGATTTAGGCTTGGAATTCAAAAAGCTAAACCCTCCAAAGCGCGAAAAAGCTCGAAAGGGAAAGCAGAAAACACTCGACATGTTGTAG
- a CDS encoding DMT family transporter, translating into MERQKLAYAYALLAVFMWSTVASAFKLSLKYFNYLNLLFYASLTSLIVLFSVLLYQGKLSMLSSSSIRNSAFLGLINPFLYYMILFKAYSLLPAQEAQALNYTWPIMLALLSIPFLKQKIGLKRILGVFMSFFGVLIIATRGDLLSLNFRSPLGTLLGLGSAIIWASYWILNLKDERDDVVRLFLNFAFGFIYIALFILLFGELQFGIKGLVGSIYVGLFEMGITFLVWHKALSLSETTAQVANLIYLTPFLSLILIHFIVGEEILASTLLGLVFIVGGIIMGRKG; encoded by the coding sequence ATGGAAAGACAAAAGCTCGCCTACGCTTACGCACTCTTAGCAGTGTTCATGTGGTCAACAGTCGCTTCGGCCTTTAAGCTCTCTCTTAAATACTTCAACTATTTGAACCTCCTTTTCTATGCTTCACTAACCTCTCTAATTGTCCTCTTTTCTGTTTTGCTCTATCAAGGTAAGCTCTCTATGTTAAGCTCATCGAGTATAAGGAACTCTGCTTTTTTGGGCTTGATAAATCCCTTCCTTTATTACATGATTCTCTTCAAAGCCTACTCGCTCCTTCCCGCCCAAGAGGCTCAGGCCTTAAACTACACGTGGCCCATAATGCTCGCACTCCTCTCAATTCCATTCCTCAAGCAAAAAATCGGCCTCAAAAGAATTTTGGGAGTTTTTATGAGTTTCTTTGGTGTTTTAATAATCGCAACTAGAGGTGACTTACTTTCCTTGAACTTTAGAAGTCCCCTTGGAACTCTTTTAGGCCTTGGGAGTGCAATAATCTGGGCATCCTACTGGATACTCAACCTAAAGGATGAGCGCGACGATGTCGTGAGGCTCTTTCTAAACTTCGCATTTGGCTTTATATACATCGCTCTCTTCATTCTCCTCTTTGGAGAACTTCAATTCGGCATCAAAGGCTTAGTGGGTAGCATCTACGTAGGCCTCTTTGAGATGGGTATAACTTTCTTAGTGTGGCACAAAGCGTTAAGTCTCTCAGAAACAACGGCCCAAGTGGCTAACCTGATCTATTTGACACCTTTCTTATCCCTAATTCTCATACATTTCATTGTTGGGGAAGAGATACTCGCATCAACGCTTTTAGGATTGGTCTTTATTGTAGGAGGAATAATAATGGGGAGAAAAGGATAG
- a CDS encoding proteasome assembly chaperone family protein produces the protein MEKPVELILPKIDNPLFIEGYPGIGLVGHIAANFLAKELDMKMIGYIESPFIPPLTLVLEGKPNPPLRFYGKDNIILAIADIYTPPTLVNEIAREIVGYLKETGAQKVISLGGMGIGVFKEDMNVWGVGGSEEENKELEELGVKILNYGSITGMSGKLLWEASKEGLKSYVLLGETFGDRPDPRAAANVIEIIKKLIPIEVSTEPLLKEAQMIEEQLRRMHEQMEKARRRAEKEYESVYL, from the coding sequence ATGGAAAAGCCCGTCGAGCTGATTCTCCCAAAAATTGACAATCCCCTCTTCATAGAAGGTTATCCTGGAATTGGATTAGTTGGGCACATAGCGGCTAATTTTTTAGCAAAAGAGCTTGATATGAAGATGATAGGCTACATTGAGAGTCCTTTCATACCTCCTCTAACTTTAGTCCTCGAAGGGAAGCCAAATCCACCCCTGAGGTTCTATGGAAAAGACAACATTATCCTGGCCATCGCTGATATATACACGCCACCAACACTTGTTAATGAAATAGCGAGAGAAATAGTGGGATACCTCAAAGAAACCGGCGCCCAGAAAGTTATCTCTCTCGGAGGCATGGGGATAGGAGTTTTCAAAGAGGATATGAACGTTTGGGGTGTTGGAGGGAGCGAGGAAGAGAACAAAGAACTTGAAGAGCTGGGAGTTAAAATACTCAACTACGGCTCTATAACCGGAATGAGTGGAAAACTTCTTTGGGAAGCGAGCAAAGAAGGGTTAAAGAGCTACGTCCTTCTTGGAGAGACTTTTGGAGATAGGCCCGACCCGAGAGCAGCTGCAAATGTCATTGAAATCATCAAAAAGCTCATACCCATTGAAGTTTCGACAGAGCCCCTTTTAAAAGAAGCCCAGATGATTGAGGAGCAACTTAGGAGAATGCACGAGCAGATGGAGAAAGCGAGGAGGAGAGCCGAGAAAGAGTATGAAAGCGTCTATTTGTGA
- a CDS encoding [protein ADP-ribosylglutamate] hydrolase: MNLTELTFGNLTFKLAQGDITKLPAEAIVNAANKYLEHGGGVALAIAKAAAGDPYEYIKISKEAMREQIGRNHIEHGEVVVTPALNMERFGIKYVIHTVGPYCGGKWDENLKEKLKKAILGALRKAEELNISSIAFPAISAGIYGCPLGEVVKTFLKVVEEFSGEAESVKEVYLVLYSKKDAERALKILG, encoded by the coding sequence ATGAATTTAACAGAACTTACCTTTGGAAATTTAACCTTTAAGCTCGCTCAAGGGGACATAACTAAGCTTCCAGCTGAAGCGATAGTTAATGCAGCAAACAAATATTTGGAGCATGGCGGGGGAGTAGCTTTAGCCATTGCCAAAGCTGCAGCTGGAGACCCTTATGAATACATCAAAATTAGCAAAGAGGCTATGAGAGAGCAGATTGGGAGAAATCACATTGAGCACGGTGAAGTCGTTGTTACGCCCGCTTTAAACATGGAGCGCTTTGGAATAAAATATGTTATCCACACGGTTGGACCTTATTGTGGTGGAAAATGGGATGAGAACTTAAAGGAGAAGCTGAAGAAAGCTATTCTTGGAGCTTTGAGAAAGGCTGAAGAGCTAAACATTTCTTCAATTGCATTTCCAGCCATAAGTGCCGGCATCTATGGGTGCCCATTGGGAGAGGTCGTTAAAACTTTCCTTAAAGTTGTGGAAGAGTTTTCAGGGGAAGCTGAGAGTGTTAAAGAAGTTTATCTTGTGCTTTATTCAAAGAAAGATGCTGAAAGGGCTTTGAAAATCTTAGGCTGA
- the gcvH gene encoding glycine cleavage system protein GcvH, with the protein MIEVGEYQVKEGLYYTKDHEWVQVMDDGTVLVGISDYAQKELGDLAYVELPEVGATVEKGDTLCEVESVKAVSEVYAPISGEIVEVNEELEDAPEKINEEPYEAWIAKIKPENLEEELGELMDAEAYVKYLESL; encoded by the coding sequence ATGATCGAAGTCGGAGAATATCAAGTTAAGGAAGGGCTTTACTACACCAAGGACCACGAGTGGGTCCAAGTCATGGATGATGGTACAGTTTTGGTTGGAATTAGCGACTATGCCCAAAAGGAGCTCGGCGATTTGGCCTATGTTGAGCTCCCAGAAGTCGGTGCAACTGTTGAAAAGGGCGACACGTTGTGCGAAGTCGAGAGCGTTAAGGCCGTTAGCGAAGTTTATGCTCCAATAAGCGGTGAAATAGTCGAAGTTAACGAAGAACTTGAAGATGCTCCAGAAAAAATTAACGAAGAGCCATACGAAGCATGGATTGCAAAGATTAAGCCAGAAAACCTTGAAGAGGAACTCGGAGAATTAATGGATGCAGAAGCTTACGTCAAATATTTGGAGAGCCTTTGA
- a CDS encoding amidohydrolase family protein, with the protein MSILIKNGRVIYGESLEIMDADVYVEGNKIVKVGKGLKESADVVIDAKGKVISPGFINTHTHLAMTLFRGLADDLPLMEWLQNHIWPLERKLTPKDIYWGSLLGALEMIKSGTTTFVDMYFHMDEVANAVNEAGLRAYLTYGVVDLSSEEKAESEIKEALRTLKFIQKLNSDRIEFIFGPHAPYTCSPGFLRRIRELADEHGKMVTIHVSETKTEVEQIKEQYGKSPVELLDEIGFLRDDVIIAHGVWLSEKDISILKKRGVTVAHNPASNMKLASGVMPLRELLEAGVNVSLATDGDASNNNLDMLEEMKLAALLHKVHTLDPTIANAYTVFKMATQNGAKALKLNTGVIKEGALADLVIIDFNKPHLRPIHNIISHLVYSANGSDVETTIVNGKILMLDREVLSFDEEKVLDKAQKVAEDLLSR; encoded by the coding sequence ATGAGCATTTTGATTAAGAATGGGAGAGTAATCTACGGTGAGAGCCTTGAAATTATGGATGCCGATGTTTATGTAGAGGGTAACAAAATTGTGAAGGTTGGAAAGGGCTTAAAAGAGAGTGCTGATGTGGTGATAGATGCGAAGGGCAAAGTTATTTCTCCGGGATTTATCAACACCCATACGCACTTAGCAATGACGCTCTTTAGAGGTCTAGCTGATGATCTGCCCTTAATGGAGTGGCTCCAAAACCACATATGGCCACTTGAAAGGAAGCTTACTCCAAAGGACATCTATTGGGGTTCTCTCCTTGGGGCTTTGGAGATGATAAAGAGCGGGACAACTACATTTGTTGATATGTACTTTCACATGGATGAAGTTGCTAACGCTGTTAATGAGGCTGGACTTAGAGCTTATTTGACTTATGGTGTGGTAGATTTAAGCAGTGAGGAGAAGGCCGAGAGTGAGATTAAAGAGGCTTTGAGAACCTTAAAATTCATACAAAAGCTCAACTCTGATAGGATAGAATTCATTTTTGGGCCCCATGCACCTTACACATGCTCCCCAGGATTTTTGAGAAGGATTAGGGAATTGGCCGATGAGCATGGTAAAATGGTCACAATCCACGTTAGCGAAACTAAAACTGAAGTTGAGCAAATTAAAGAGCAGTACGGCAAAAGTCCAGTCGAGCTTTTGGATGAGATTGGTTTCTTGAGGGACGATGTGATTATTGCACATGGGGTCTGGTTGAGTGAAAAGGACATCAGTATTCTCAAAAAGCGTGGTGTAACAGTGGCTCACAATCCCGCTTCGAATATGAAGCTTGCGAGTGGAGTGATGCCTCTAAGGGAGCTTTTAGAAGCCGGGGTGAATGTTTCCCTCGCCACAGATGGAGATGCGAGCAACAACAACTTGGATATGCTTGAGGAGATGAAGTTAGCTGCTCTCCTCCACAAGGTACACACATTGGATCCAACCATAGCCAATGCGTACACGGTCTTTAAGATGGCGACCCAAAATGGAGCAAAAGCGCTAAAGCTGAACACTGGAGTAATAAAAGAAGGCGCTTTGGCAGATTTGGTTATAATTGACTTCAACAAGCCTCACCTAAGACCGATTCACAATATTATAAGCCACCTCGTTTATTCTGCAAATGGAAGCGATGTCGAGACCACAATAGTTAATGGAAAAATTTTGATGCTTGATAGGGAAGTTTTGAGCTTTGATGAAGAGAAGGTGTTGGATAAGGCTCAAAAGGTGGCTGAAGATTTGTTGTCAAGGTGA
- a CDS encoding DUF473 domain-containing protein yields the protein MELIVLVGISRRALDSLLRNPYRTLEIRNARNIGALEKLQEGRKVFLTYETFQDITRSTEGVIAEILRMERMEQKILWEESDEREQMVCRIQLRLIGLGKVLEVGEEGGVLKAKVREMMPHEMAMG from the coding sequence ATGGAGCTTATTGTCCTCGTCGGAATTTCACGCAGAGCTCTGGACTCCCTCTTAAGAAACCCATATAGGACGTTGGAGATAAGAAATGCAAGAAACATTGGAGCCCTTGAAAAACTCCAAGAGGGGCGCAAAGTTTTCCTAACCTACGAGACGTTCCAAGATATTACACGAAGCACGGAAGGGGTAATAGCTGAAATTTTAAGGATGGAGCGCATGGAGCAAAAAATCCTCTGGGAAGAGAGCGACGAGAGGGAGCAAATGGTGTGCAGAATTCAGCTGAGGCTCATAGGTTTGGGAAAGGTTTTGGAAGTAGGTGAAGAGGGAGGAGTTCTAAAGGCCAAGGTAAGAGAGATGATGCCCCACGAGATGGCTATGGGCTAG
- a CDS encoding ArsR/SmtB family transcription factor, giving the protein MRDVIVVTEPDMIKLLAEETRFKILSQLRDRPMTISELSERLKRDRSTIYRHVKALEDAGFLEKVAKERNEVLYARSARIFLVKPYGEDEEVVAFRIQYLQVEAERICSILKRAGFEIKNEEKTVNLIRDILREIEEKAREPIKKVENVEMSEIELFHFLNILVFLNSCEFCDKARQLKKMIGLDGY; this is encoded by the coding sequence ATGAGAGATGTAATCGTAGTAACTGAGCCTGATATGATAAAGCTCTTAGCAGAGGAAACGCGTTTTAAAATCCTCAGTCAGCTGAGAGACCGACCAATGACAATAAGCGAGCTAAGCGAGCGTTTGAAAAGGGATAGATCTACAATCTACCGTCATGTTAAGGCACTGGAAGATGCGGGATTTTTAGAGAAGGTCGCCAAGGAAAGAAACGAAGTACTCTACGCAAGGAGTGCTAGAATCTTTTTAGTAAAGCCCTACGGAGAAGATGAAGAGGTAGTTGCTTTCAGAATTCAGTATTTACAAGTAGAAGCAGAGCGAATTTGTTCCATACTCAAAAGGGCAGGCTTTGAAATAAAAAACGAAGAAAAGACAGTAAACCTTATTCGAGACATCTTACGAGAAATAGAAGAGAAGGCGAGGGAGCCAATAAAAAAAGTTGAGAACGTTGAAATGAGCGAAATAGAGCTCTTTCATTTTTTAAATATTCTTGTCTTTCTTAACTCATGCGAATTCTGCGATAAGGCTAGGCAGCTGAAGAAGATGATAGGATTAGATGGGTACTGA
- a CDS encoding alpha-amylase, translating into MLLIVLSFTAEQAIALSPEEGGVMMQAFYWDVPEGGIWYDTIRAKIPDWAAAGITSIWLPPPSKGMSGGYSMGYDPYDYFDLGEYYQMGTVETRFGSKQELIDLINTAHSYGLEVYADIVINHRAGGDLEWNPFVNDYTWTDFSKVASGKYTANYLDFHPNELHASDAGAFGGYPDICHDKSWDQYWLWASSESYAAYLKSVGFDGWRFDYVKGYDPWVVKDWLSWWGGYAVGEYWDTNVNLVLDWIRGSGANAFDFALYYKMDEAFDNTNIPALVSAIQNGQVLVAVDPFDAVTFVANHDTDIIWNKYPAYAFILTYEGQPTIFYRDYEEWLNKDRLTNLIWIHNNLAGGTTEIVYYDSDELIFVRNGYGSKPGLITYINLGSGWAGRWVYVPKFAGSTIHEYTGNLGGWVDKWVDSNGWVYLEAPPHDPANGYYGYSVWSYAGIG; encoded by the coding sequence CTGCTCTTGATAGTGCTATCATTCACAGCAGAGCAAGCAATAGCACTATCCCCAGAAGAAGGCGGAGTAATGATGCAAGCGTTCTACTGGGACGTTCCGGAGGGTGGAATATGGTACGACACAATAAGGGCCAAAATTCCCGATTGGGCTGCTGCTGGAATAACTTCCATCTGGCTCCCGCCGCCATCCAAGGGCATGAGCGGAGGCTATTCGATGGGTTATGATCCCTACGACTACTTTGACCTCGGCGAATACTATCAGATGGGAACGGTAGAGACTCGCTTCGGTTCAAAGCAAGAGTTAATAGACCTCATAAACACTGCCCACTCCTATGGGCTTGAGGTCTACGCCGACATAGTAATAAACCACCGCGCCGGCGGCGATTTGGAGTGGAACCCCTTTGTGAACGACTACACATGGACGGACTTTTCTAAAGTTGCCTCGGGCAAGTACACCGCCAACTACCTCGACTTCCATCCCAACGAGCTTCACGCCAGTGATGCTGGAGCTTTCGGCGGCTATCCGGATATATGCCACGACAAGAGCTGGGATCAGTACTGGCTCTGGGCGAGCAGTGAGAGCTATGCGGCATATCTTAAAAGCGTCGGCTTCGATGGGTGGCGCTTCGATTACGTCAAGGGCTATGACCCGTGGGTCGTGAAGGACTGGCTCAGCTGGTGGGGCGGCTATGCAGTCGGAGAGTACTGGGACACCAACGTAAACCTCGTCTTGGACTGGATAAGAGGAAGCGGGGCCAATGCTTTTGACTTCGCGCTCTACTACAAGATGGATGAGGCCTTTGACAACACTAACATCCCCGCACTCGTCTCCGCCATACAGAACGGACAGGTTTTAGTTGCGGTTGATCCCTTCGATGCGGTAACCTTTGTGGCAAATCACGACACGGACATAATATGGAACAAGTACCCAGCATACGCATTCATTCTCACCTATGAGGGACAACCAACGATATTTTACCGGGACTACGAAGAGTGGCTCAACAAGGACAGGCTCACCAACTTAATCTGGATACACAACAACCTGGCGGGCGGAACCACGGAAATAGTTTACTACGACAGCGATGAGCTTATCTTTGTGAGGAATGGCTATGGAAGCAAGCCCGGACTGATAACATACATCAATCTCGGAAGCGGCTGGGCAGGAAGGTGGGTCTATGTTCCGAAGTTCGCCGGTTCAACGATACATGAATACACCGGCAACCTCGGGGGATGGGTCGATAAGTGGGTCGATTCAAACGGATGGGTATATCTTGAGGCGCCACCTCACGATCCGGCCAATGGTTATTATGGCTACTCCGTCTGGAGCTACGCGGGGATTGGCTGA
- the gcvT gene encoding glycine cleavage system aminomethyltransferase GcvT, with amino-acid sequence MKRVHIFDWHKENAKKVEEFAGWEMPIWYSSIKEEHLAVRNGVGIFDVSHMGEIFFRGKDALKFLQYVTTNDISRPPAISGTYTLVLNERGAVKDETLVFNMGNDTYMMVCDSDAFEKLYAWFISIKRAIEQYTELDLEIENKTYDYVMFSIQGPKARDLAKDLFGIDINDLWWFQAKEVELDGIKMLLSRSGYTGENGWEVYFEDANPYHPDESKRGKPEKALYVWNKILEAGEKYGIKPAGLGARDTLRLEAGYTLYGNETKELQLLSTDVDEVTPLQANLDFAIFWDKEFIGKDALLKQRERGLPRKAVHIKMIDKGVPREGYKVYKDGELIGEVTSGTSSPLLGIGIGIAFVKPEFAQPGVELEVEIRGKMKKAVTVAPPFYDPKKYGAFREE; translated from the coding sequence ATGAAGAGGGTCCACATTTTTGACTGGCACAAAGAGAATGCAAAAAAAGTTGAAGAGTTCGCTGGCTGGGAGATGCCAATTTGGTACTCAAGCATAAAGGAAGAGCACCTCGCGGTAAGAAACGGCGTTGGAATCTTCGATGTTTCACACATGGGTGAAATCTTCTTTAGAGGTAAAGATGCCTTAAAGTTCCTCCAATACGTCACAACCAATGACATCTCAAGGCCCCCAGCAATAAGCGGAACCTACACGCTCGTTTTGAACGAGAGGGGTGCTGTGAAGGATGAGACACTCGTCTTCAACATGGGCAACGATACTTACATGATGGTGTGCGACAGCGATGCATTTGAAAAGCTCTACGCTTGGTTCATCTCAATCAAGAGGGCAATTGAGCAATACACTGAGCTCGACCTCGAGATTGAAAACAAAACTTATGACTACGTCATGTTCTCAATTCAAGGTCCAAAGGCGAGGGATTTGGCTAAAGACCTCTTCGGCATCGATATCAATGATTTATGGTGGTTCCAAGCTAAGGAAGTTGAGCTCGATGGAATAAAGATGCTCCTCTCAAGAAGCGGCTACACTGGCGAGAACGGATGGGAAGTTTACTTCGAAGATGCCAACCCATACCACCCAGACGAGAGCAAGCGCGGAAAGCCAGAGAAAGCTTTGTATGTATGGAACAAAATCCTCGAGGCCGGAGAGAAGTACGGCATAAAGCCAGCTGGCTTAGGTGCGAGAGATACCTTGAGGCTTGAAGCAGGTTACACACTCTACGGCAACGAGACGAAAGAGCTCCAGCTCCTCAGCACGGACGTTGATGAGGTAACCCCACTCCAAGCCAACCTCGACTTTGCCATCTTCTGGGACAAGGAGTTCATTGGAAAGGACGCTCTCTTAAAGCAGAGGGAGAGAGGACTTCCAAGGAAGGCCGTTCACATCAAGATGATTGACAAGGGTGTTCCTAGAGAAGGCTACAAGGTTTACAAGGATGGCGAGCTCATAGGTGAGGTAACGAGCGGTACATCTTCACCACTCCTCGGTATAGGTATTGGAATAGCCTTCGTCAAGCCAGAATTTGCTCAACCTGGCGTTGAGCTCGAAGTAGAGATTAGAGGCAAGATGAAGAAGGCCGTAACAGTGGCTCCACCATTCTATGACCCCAAGAAGTACGGAGCATTTAGAGAGGAGTGA